A section of the Methanocellales archaeon genome encodes:
- a CDS encoding HNH endonuclease, whose protein sequence is MPPAVVKTIKDEIFWQYAKIISKSVGFGIKQRAFQMDRFIALRDGKITWSTAIREWVKEHERPNECIYCSSKENLTVEHILPRSCGGPDISDNAIRICKRCNSSKGGKRLYEWIGLKNKDGVPRIAEGKYLKLLYELHYKQGTLEVNKNKLTDKLCPICNMPPICERDKSEGKLTVYCLEGIFPLKQH, encoded by the coding sequence ATGCCGCCAGCAGTTGTAAAAACAATAAAGGATGAAATTTTTTGGCAATATGCTAAAATTATTTCCAAGTCTGTGGGATTTGGGATAAAACAAAGAGCTTTTCAGATGGATCGTTTTATTGCTTTGAGAGATGGCAAAATAACTTGGTCGACTGCTATCAGGGAGTGGGTTAAGGAGCATGAAAGGCCAAATGAATGTATTTACTGTAGTTCAAAGGAAAATTTGACGGTTGAGCATATTTTGCCCAGATCTTGTGGTGGGCCAGACATTTCGGACAATGCAATAAGAATATGTAAAAGATGCAATTCATCCAAGGGCGGTAAAAGGCTCTATGAATGGATTGGACTGAAAAACAAGGATGGAGTACCGAGAATTGCAGAAGGCAAATATCTCAAGCTCTTATACGAGTTACATTATAAACAAGGAACCCTTGAGGTGAATAAAAATAAGCTAACAGATAAGCTGTGTCCTATATGCAATATGCCACCTATTTGTGAAAGAGACAAAAGTGAAGGCAAATTGACTGTTTACTGCTTAGAGGGAATTTTTCCATTAAAACAACACTAA
- a CDS encoding pentapeptide repeat-containing protein — translation MKTCGYQFRNGKSCDEKLWQNSEFCILHIDLPEDESSEEFKEINDAKNQKVKEKVSKEDFNFEGARLVEIDFSGMKIRDSLDFNHAVIRKDALFDGVEIGRHAWFRGAEIGGSALFRGAEIGGGALFGEGKIGGNAWFGGTKIGGNAWFGGTKIGGNAWFRGAEIGGNAWFRGAEIGGNACFEAARISRNVWFRSVKIGGNAWFRGAEIGGNALLEGAKIGGNSVFDLTEKRNI, via the coding sequence ATGAAAACATGCGGATATCAATTTCGTAATGGTAAGAGTTGTGATGAGAAGCTTTGGCAGAATTCTGAGTTCTGCATACTCCATATCGATCTCCCAGAAGACGAATCAAGTGAAGAATTCAAAGAAATAAACGATGCAAAAAATCAGAAAGTCAAAGAAAAGGTAAGCAAAGAGGATTTTAATTTTGAAGGAGCAAGATTAGTTGAAATCGATTTTTCAGGGATGAAGATTAGAGATTCCCTAGATTTTAATCATGCCGTTATTAGAAAAGATGCTTTGTTTGATGGAGTTGAAATAGGTAGACATGCTTGGTTCAGAGGGGCTGAGATAGGTGGGAGTGCCTTGTTCAGAGGGGCTGAGATAGGTGGAGGTGCTTTATTTGGGGAGGGCAAGATAGGTGGAAATGCTTGGTTTGGAGGAACTAAAATAGGTGGAAATGCTTGGTTTGGAGGAACTAAAATAGGTGGAAATGCTTGGTTCAGAGGGGCCGAGATAGGTGGAAATGCTTGGTTCAGAGGGGCCGAGATAGGTGGAAATGCTTGTTTTGAGGCAGCTAGAATAAGTAGAAATGTTTGGTTTAGGAGTGTTAAGATAGGTGGAAATGCTTGGTTCAGAGGGGCCGAGATAGGTGGAAATGCTTTGTTAGAAGGGGCTAAGATAGGTGGAAATTCTGTGTTTGATCTTACTGAAAAAAGGAATATTTAA
- a CDS encoding DUF434 domain-containing protein has protein sequence MITLKNLENPARDVKFLLDRGYTSTSVIRFVGNHYKLSLSDRHLITRAVLPSSIAQKRRDKLVTCNEMKGLELLIDGYNVLITMESVLDQEIVLCDDGFIRDIKGVFGKYKKTDATDVALTEILTLLSEISPSFVLFLFDSKVSKSGELARYVRDKLTQFGLGGDTETLSSVDHKLKTCNAIVATSDGNIIDSVDAVIDMPQCVMKIRGIVPFQIK, from the coding sequence ATGATAACGCTCAAAAATCTTGAAAATCCAGCCAGAGACGTAAAATTCCTCTTGGATCGGGGGTATACTTCCACCAGTGTCATTCGGTTTGTAGGTAACCACTATAAACTTTCGCTGTCAGATAGGCATTTGATAACCAGGGCAGTGTTGCCCTCTAGTATTGCACAAAAACGGAGAGATAAGCTGGTAACATGCAATGAAATGAAAGGCTTAGAACTTCTCATAGACGGATACAATGTCTTGATCACTATGGAAAGCGTGCTAGATCAAGAGATCGTTTTATGTGATGATGGTTTTATCAGAGATATAAAAGGTGTTTTTGGGAAATATAAAAAGACTGATGCTACTGATGTTGCTCTCACCGAGATCTTAACCCTGCTGTCTGAAATCTCTCCATCTTTTGTTTTATTCCTCTTTGATTCAAAGGTTAGCAAGAGTGGGGAGCTGGCCAGATATGTTAGAGATAAGCTAACCCAGTTCGGACTAGGGGGTGACACAGAAACGCTAAGTAGCGTTGACCACAAGCTGAAGACGTGTAATGCAATAGTAGCTACAAGTGACGGAAATATCATTGACTCCGTAGATGCGGTAATTGATATGCCTCAATGTGTCATGAAAATTCGTGGAATAGTTCCATTTCAAATTAAATAA
- a CDS encoding alkaline phosphatase family protein, with protein sequence MKQLEYLVKKLKKNDMDPHHITIIIALTLTGCILISSNASAIDVFVNPVHSPHGAVLLIVDGMGSSYIYPEFAPYDLDGNELGKANLSNIIAISESGTRVLDVRAPQPSTTPGHSVITTGYSKANEDTVGEMITIFDVVREHDYICMAVMQKGDFEEMRAEQDAILFDASHSIREPSITLEHSISCPNDVVELMQEWQNNLPLEGKEGVERYIAYNEWAIDASEAIASFMCKNHPDQKFLLTVNVGAVDLAGHYLGSEGYLYVIEGLDKDIYDLYKTCSENDLIFIITADHGMTFDLTEMGREVGGHASEKYARTLESQRVPLIINGPNIRKDVISGTYGQEDLAPTLLSGLDVVEVLPCSEGGIIPVKEYANLRVIVDSPTEAVLQKGDITLASASDEDITFLGLLPGNYTILVSSHEKCINLDSDQIIELHTSRANRRMIIATMMISVVMVVGLLAIWKIMRE encoded by the coding sequence GTGAAACAGTTAGAATATCTTGTAAAGAAGTTAAAAAAGAATGATATGGATCCACATCATATAACTATCATTATAGCACTAACCCTTACAGGATGTATCCTGATCTCATCAAATGCATCAGCCATCGATGTATTCGTCAATCCGGTTCATAGCCCACATGGTGCCGTCCTACTGATCGTCGATGGCATGGGATCATCCTACATCTATCCAGAATTCGCTCCATACGATCTAGATGGAAATGAATTAGGAAAAGCGAACCTAAGTAATATCATAGCGATCTCAGAAAGTGGAACACGTGTTTTAGATGTCAGGGCACCACAGCCTAGCACTACTCCAGGCCATTCCGTCATTACAACGGGATATTCCAAAGCAAACGAGGATACGGTAGGAGAAATGATAACGATTTTCGATGTCGTTAGAGAACACGATTATATTTGCATGGCGGTGATGCAAAAAGGTGACTTTGAGGAGATGCGCGCTGAACAGGATGCAATCCTTTTCGATGCATCTCATTCGATTAGAGAGCCTTCTATAACCCTAGAGCATAGTATTTCCTGCCCGAACGATGTGGTAGAGCTGATGCAGGAATGGCAAAATAATTTGCCTCTTGAGGGGAAAGAGGGTGTTGAGCGATACATCGCCTATAATGAATGGGCCATAGATGCATCGGAAGCAATTGCAAGTTTCATGTGCAAAAATCATCCAGACCAGAAGTTCTTGCTGACCGTGAACGTGGGTGCAGTGGACTTGGCTGGCCATTACCTTGGGTCAGAAGGGTATTTGTATGTGATTGAAGGGTTAGATAAGGATATTTACGACCTGTATAAAACTTGCTCGGAAAATGATCTGATATTCATCATCACAGCAGACCATGGGATGACCTTTGATCTTACAGAAATGGGCAGAGAAGTTGGAGGACACGCCTCTGAGAAATATGCAAGAACCCTCGAATCTCAGCGAGTTCCTCTGATTATAAATGGACCGAACATACGAAAAGACGTGATAAGCGGAACCTATGGGCAGGAGGATTTAGCGCCGACACTGCTCAGCGGACTGGACGTAGTGGAGGTACTGCCATGCTCTGAGGGGGGTATCATTCCTGTCAAGGAGTACGCGAATTTACGGGTCATAGTGGATTCGCCAACAGAGGCGGTATTACAAAAAGGAGATATCACCTTGGCATCCGCATCTGATGAAGATATTACGTTCTTGGGGTTATTGCCTGGCAATTACACCATTCTAGTCTCATCCCACGAGAAATGTATAAACCTGGACTCGGACCAAATTATAGAGCTACATACTTCTAGAGCAAACCGCAGAATGATCATTGCAACTATGATGATATCAGTTGTCATGGTTGTGGGCTTGTTAGCCATATGGAAAATTATGAGGGAATGA
- a CDS encoding DUF2202 domain-containing protein, translating into MNIGRRKFLKYIAFAGAIATMSISGCVSPEESTPVPAPTPTPTPRPTSTPTPIPTPTPAPTPKPTPVPTPTPTPTPTPTPTQPQEVTQPKPTEAPQPEVTEEWKPDALVGENEYAKTMTLYGPNTQGYSGGKLEISWKNDEDSLYMALKGDTSGWVAIGFEPTEWMKDADIIMGAVDSYNVTVLDKYSTNDYGPHVPDEELGGTNDILDYGGREEGGYTIIEFKRKMDTGDKYDKAFKVGQRVSIIWSMADEDSIKVMHNVARGEGILELESKAVQPLRGQAGQVQAPLTTTEIEGIFLIREEEKMARDLYLDLYDKEKLPIFLKIAKSEQNHMDAIKILIDRYDLQDPVQEEHGLFTNPTILALYDELTEIGKRSLEDAMGAGANVEEISIMHLEEQIDNTDRKDMIVAYGGLLAGSRKHLRSYISSMGTYGYKYTPRFLSQEKYDQIVSFS; encoded by the coding sequence ATGAATATTGGAAGACGCAAGTTTCTCAAATATATAGCATTTGCAGGAGCTATAGCTACCATGAGTATTTCAGGATGTGTATCACCTGAAGAGTCAACCCCGGTTCCCGCACCTACACCTACGCCAACTCCCAGGCCTACATCAACACCCACTCCAATCCCCACCCCAACACCCGCTCCAACACCTAAACCTACACCCGTACCTACACCTACGCCTACGCCCACTCCAACGCCAACTCCAACTCAACCTCAAGAAGTAACTCAGCCGAAGCCAACAGAAGCCCCTCAGCCGGAAGTCACAGAGGAGTGGAAGCCTGATGCTTTAGTTGGAGAAAATGAGTATGCTAAAACCATGACCTTATATGGGCCAAACACCCAGGGCTATTCGGGAGGAAAGCTCGAAATCTCCTGGAAGAATGATGAAGATTCGCTCTACATGGCCCTGAAGGGAGATACCAGCGGATGGGTCGCCATCGGCTTTGAGCCCACTGAGTGGATGAAGGACGCAGATATAATTATGGGTGCAGTTGATAGTTATAATGTCACTGTCCTTGATAAGTACTCTACAAATGACTACGGGCCTCACGTTCCGGATGAGGAACTGGGCGGGACCAACGATATCCTTGATTATGGCGGAAGGGAAGAAGGTGGCTACACCATCATTGAGTTCAAGAGAAAGATGGACACTGGCGACAAGTATGACAAAGCCTTCAAAGTCGGCCAAAGAGTGTCTATCATCTGGAGTATGGCAGACGAGGATTCCATAAAGGTCATGCATAATGTGGCGCGCGGAGAGGGGATTTTAGAGCTGGAATCCAAAGCTGTGCAGCCGCTCCGTGGGCAGGCAGGGCAGGTGCAAGCGCCTCTTACCACCACCGAAATTGAGGGCATCTTCTTAATCAGAGAAGAAGAGAAGATGGCAAGGGACTTATACCTCGATCTATATGATAAAGAGAAACTACCAATCTTTCTGAAAATAGCCAAATCGGAGCAGAACCATATGGATGCGATTAAGATCCTGATAGATAGATATGATCTACAAGATCCTGTCCAGGAAGAGCATGGATTGTTCACAAATCCGACTATCCTGGCACTTTATGACGAACTGACTGAGATCGGAAAAAGGTCTCTGGAAGATGCCATGGGTGCCGGGGCCAATGTAGAGGAGATCAGTATCATGCATCTGGAGGAACAGATAGACAATACGGATAGAAAAGACATGATAGTAGCCTATGGAGGATTGCTGGCAGGCTCAAGAAAGCATCTAAGATCCTATATAAGTTCTATGGGTACGTATGGTTACAAATATACACCCCGTTTCCTGAGCCAGGAAAAATATGACCAGATAGTAAGTTTCTCTTGA
- a CDS encoding ARMT1-like domain-containing protein produces MVIILKIYPECIPCLLARVHYEAELSTDDMELQHKAIQAGVQWLYGEYRHNAPLTYISTGVHRRAYGVLGDDPYIAKKKMSNEIALKFLPAIRKIVESDSEGAFRRSIIASVIGNSFDFGVLGFEPEERFEDYFRQVFEKGLDVDDIDNMVCLLDEVLYLADNCGEIVFDGLVLDQIKRLGGHTTLVVKGAPILTDATLEDANDTGVSWKADRVLTTGSNAVGVNMDEAPHDLVEALHSSSLIISKGMANYESLSEYDFKPIAYLLRAKCEPIAKSLGVKKGWNVAKLCL; encoded by the coding sequence ATGGTGATTATTTTGAAGATATATCCCGAATGCATACCTTGTTTGCTTGCTAGAGTCCACTATGAGGCTGAACTGTCCACTGACGATATGGAACTCCAACACAAAGCCATCCAAGCCGGAGTTCAATGGCTATATGGGGAATATCGCCATAATGCCCCACTCACTTATATCTCAACTGGAGTTCATCGTAGGGCATATGGTGTTCTGGGAGATGATCCATATATCGCAAAAAAGAAAATGAGCAATGAGATCGCGCTAAAATTTCTTCCAGCTATCCGGAAAATCGTAGAGTCCGATTCTGAGGGTGCATTCAGAAGAAGCATTATCGCCTCAGTCATCGGCAATTCGTTTGATTTTGGCGTGCTCGGATTTGAGCCTGAAGAGCGATTTGAGGATTATTTTAGGCAAGTATTCGAAAAAGGGTTGGATGTAGACGATATCGATAACATGGTCTGCCTACTAGACGAAGTCCTGTATCTTGCGGATAATTGTGGTGAGATAGTCTTTGATGGGTTGGTGTTGGACCAGATCAAGAGGTTGGGCGGTCATACCACCTTGGTGGTAAAAGGTGCACCCATACTTACAGATGCTACGCTGGAAGATGCAAATGATACGGGAGTTAGCTGGAAAGCGGATAGAGTCTTGACGACTGGCTCAAATGCGGTTGGCGTTAACATGGATGAAGCCCCACATGATCTGGTTGAAGCTTTGCATTCGTCTTCATTGATAATCAGCAAGGGTATGGCAAACTATGAATCACTGTCAGAATATGACTTCAAGCCGATAGCCTATCTTCTCCGAGCTAAATGCGAGCCCATAGCAAAGTCTTTGGGTGTGAAGAAGGGGTGGAATGTAGCGAAGCTCTGTTTATGA
- the metG gene encoding methionine--tRNA ligase subunit beta, translated as MEKSGNRMSSTITFEEFQKLDIRIGKIVLADRIEGSDKLLRLRIEIGEPKPRQIVAGIARTHNPEKLVGTQVVILANLKPIKLFGVESNGMLLAADQDGAVLLKPEREIRAGTKVR; from the coding sequence ATTGAAAAGAGTGGAAATAGGATGTCAAGCACTATTACTTTCGAAGAATTTCAAAAACTCGATATAAGGATAGGTAAAATAGTGTTAGCAGATCGCATAGAAGGGTCGGATAAATTGCTTCGATTAAGAATAGAAATCGGCGAGCCAAAGCCAAGACAAATCGTTGCAGGCATTGCGAGAACACATAACCCAGAGAAGCTAGTTGGTACGCAAGTGGTCATCTTAGCAAACCTGAAGCCGATTAAACTCTTTGGTGTCGAGTCAAATGGAATGCTTTTAGCTGCAGATCAAGATGGTGCAGTGCTATTAAAACCAGAGAGAGAAATCCGGGCGGGTACGAAAGTGAGATAG
- a CDS encoding CooT family nickel-binding protein has protein sequence MCESSVVLDVKGKVETLMEEVIHILIKGDNIELIGIFGERKNIRGRIVDIDMNKHEIMIKGEQDG, from the coding sequence ATGTGTGAATCCAGCGTAGTTCTTGATGTAAAAGGCAAGGTGGAGACCTTGATGGAAGAGGTTATCCATATTTTGATCAAAGGTGACAACATTGAGCTTATCGGAATATTTGGCGAGAGAAAAAATATAAGGGGTCGCATCGTCGATATCGACATGAACAAACATGAAATCATGATCAAAGGTGAACAAGATGGTTAA
- a CDS encoding type II glyceraldehyde-3-phosphate dehydrogenase has translation MVKVAINGYGTIGKRVADAVRAQDDMEIVGVAKTRPNFEARLAIERGYDVYAAIPEKHDDFERAGIDIAGTIQDLLGEADIVVDCTPGGIGAQNKSMYEKAGIKAIFQGGEKHGVAGLSFNAACNYEEALGRDFLRVVSCNTTGLCRALKPLDEEFGVEKVRALLVRRAADPNDAKKGPINSIVPDPVTLPSHHGLDVQTVLPHLNITTLAIKIPTTLMHLHVLNVVFTKTPEIDHVKAVLKKAPRIRFVSAADGITSTASIIELGRDLIRPRYDIWENCIWEESISIKEELYFFQAIHQESIVIPENIDAIRAMVESEEDGQKSIIKTNKSLGIV, from the coding sequence ATGGTTAAAGTAGCAATAAATGGTTATGGGACCATCGGCAAGAGAGTAGCAGATGCAGTAAGAGCTCAAGACGATATGGAGATCGTAGGCGTCGCAAAGACACGGCCCAATTTTGAAGCTAGGCTAGCTATTGAAAGGGGATACGATGTGTATGCGGCCATTCCAGAGAAGCATGATGACTTTGAAAGGGCAGGAATTGACATCGCTGGAACGATTCAAGACCTGCTGGGTGAAGCAGATATAGTCGTCGACTGCACTCCTGGAGGTATAGGAGCTCAAAATAAGTCAATGTATGAGAAAGCAGGAATAAAAGCGATATTCCAAGGCGGTGAGAAACACGGGGTGGCAGGGCTCTCATTTAATGCAGCCTGTAATTACGAAGAAGCATTAGGACGTGATTTTCTTCGAGTGGTCTCTTGTAATACTACTGGGCTTTGCAGAGCCCTGAAACCTTTGGACGAAGAATTTGGCGTGGAAAAGGTAAGGGCTTTGCTTGTACGTCGAGCTGCCGACCCTAACGATGCCAAGAAAGGGCCGATCAACTCAATAGTGCCAGATCCCGTTACGCTGCCATCGCATCATGGACTAGATGTTCAGACCGTACTTCCTCATTTAAATATCACAACTCTTGCAATCAAGATTCCCACTACCCTAATGCATCTTCACGTGTTGAACGTCGTATTTACCAAGACCCCAGAGATCGATCACGTAAAAGCAGTCTTGAAAAAAGCCCCCCGCATACGATTCGTGAGTGCAGCAGATGGCATAACGTCAACCGCATCCATCATCGAATTGGGGAGAGACTTGATCAGGCCAAGATATGACATTTGGGAGAATTGCATATGGGAAGAATCCATTAGCATCAAAGAGGAATTATACTTCTTTCAGGCGATTCACCAGGAGTCCATCGTCATTCCAGAGAACATTGATGCAATCCGGGCGATGGTCGAATCGGAAGAAGATGGACAGAAATCGATAATCAAGACGAATAAATCCCTAGGTATTGTATAA
- a CDS encoding AbrB/MazE/SpoVT family DNA-binding domain-containing protein, with the protein MKDRKILKVGSSYMITLPMDIVRGFGWSENTKIKVRITGINRLLYSKKL; encoded by the coding sequence ATGAAAGATAGAAAAATCCTGAAAGTTGGATCGAGTTATATGATTACTTTGCCCATGGACATCGTGAGGGGCTTTGGATGGAGCGAGAACACCAAGATAAAGGTTAGGATAACAGGAATTAACCGGTTGCTGTACTCGAAAAAACTCTAA
- a CDS encoding HXXEE domain-containing protein produces the protein MENKHINNKEKKMTPLKFLRRYWSAIGLFSAMVAGAYLIFAWNELVFLQKLLILNFIVVLLHQFEEYSWPGGFPAVANMVLMRSAKPDRYPLNQNSSMVANLIFAYGFYLFPVFFPNVIWLGLAPVLLGLTAQFVGHVIYVNIKLRSFYSPGAVTNVFGWIPIGVIYIYYILANNMVNLGDWLLAVVWAAVFMFLNFFILEQRLLADKNSPYPFDQDQMKRFDVEKKLELAKR, from the coding sequence GTGGAAAACAAGCATATCAACAACAAGGAGAAGAAAATGACTCCTTTAAAATTTCTAAGGCGATATTGGAGCGCCATTGGTCTTTTTTCAGCAATGGTCGCGGGGGCCTACCTAATATTTGCTTGGAATGAGCTTGTCTTTTTACAAAAGCTTCTTATTCTCAACTTTATTGTTGTTCTTCTACATCAATTTGAAGAGTACAGTTGGCCAGGTGGATTTCCAGCGGTCGCGAATATGGTTTTGATGCGAAGTGCAAAGCCAGACCGCTATCCGCTGAACCAGAATTCGTCCATGGTGGCTAACCTTATTTTTGCATACGGGTTCTACCTGTTTCCAGTCTTTTTTCCCAACGTGATTTGGCTAGGTTTAGCACCTGTCCTTCTCGGCTTAACTGCTCAATTCGTCGGCCACGTCATTTATGTGAACATTAAGCTAAGATCTTTCTATAGTCCTGGCGCTGTCACCAATGTTTTTGGTTGGATCCCGATTGGTGTGATTTACATATATTACATTCTAGCAAATAACATGGTGAACCTGGGGGATTGGTTGCTTGCAGTAGTGTGGGCGGCTGTTTTCATGTTCCTCAATTTCTTTATACTTGAACAAAGATTGCTCGCTGACAAAAATTCACCTTACCCTTTCGACCAAGACCAAATGAAACGCTTCGACGTTGAGAAGAAACTTGAGCTTGCCAAACGATAG
- a CDS encoding phosphatase PAP2 family protein, with the protein MKKFLKTLLSNFLKSFSGKFFIWHIIAIALTYILVISGFDWWYFLHTRSFILNVISFPAIILGGLGVIIMLFVLFWIGKKRNHAKTKLTAWAVGQAALLGWLISSIYKAFTGRIQPNLQEIGTDISHQFNFGFLEHGIFWGWPSSHTTVAFAIALTLIMMFPENKKLKWGALAVALYIGLGVSSNIHWFSEFIAGAIIGSAIGIVVGRSFKKGY; encoded by the coding sequence ATGAAAAAGTTTTTAAAAACACTGCTATCGAATTTCCTGAAATCCTTTTCGGGTAAGTTTTTTATTTGGCATATCATTGCCATTGCTCTGACATACATCCTTGTAATCTCTGGATTTGATTGGTGGTATTTTTTGCATACGAGAAGTTTTATTCTGAATGTAATTTCATTTCCAGCAATCATTTTGGGTGGCCTTGGCGTGATTATTATGCTCTTTGTACTCTTCTGGATCGGTAAAAAACGCAATCATGCAAAAACAAAGTTAACCGCTTGGGCAGTTGGACAGGCAGCATTACTTGGTTGGCTAATCTCTTCTATATACAAAGCATTTACCGGCAGGATTCAGCCAAACCTTCAAGAAATCGGCACTGACATCAGTCATCAGTTCAATTTTGGATTTTTAGAGCATGGTATATTTTGGGGTTGGCCATCATCTCATACTACCGTCGCATTCGCCATAGCACTCACTCTTATCATGATGTTCCCAGAAAATAAGAAACTAAAGTGGGGCGCTTTGGCTGTCGCTTTATATATTGGACTCGGCGTATCATCCAATATTCATTGGTTTTCCGAATTTATAGCCGGCGCCATAATAGGTTCGGCAATTGGTATAGTAGTTGGTAGAAGTTTTAAGAAAGGTTATTAA